The Streptomyces sp. NBC_01255 genome window below encodes:
- a CDS encoding FAD-dependent monooxygenase, protein MTRLDTGKDGNVGGETADEGVGDVDVCVVGAGPVGLTLAIGLRRLGLRVRIVDKAPATKREARALVLWARAREALDALGVGETLGRHGVELDAVTVHARDRALGELVTGWTRSARARPLNIEQHDIERLLSEDLARLGTRVEWNTELTDVKVHDDRAEFTLRHGDGTVESAAAPWIVGCEGTASVVRDRLGIPFEGRRRTGLQVVQGNAHPTWQLGEEPGRGHIFLAPHRSLLVFPLPGGGFRFFCFRDDPDPTLTAAPTIGELRDLVAETALMPGLRLEPTEHLWLNRARFSDRVAARLRSGRGLLAGDAAHAWAPVGGHGMNVGILGAHNLAWKLAAVHRGQAGEELLDTYSDEQRLLAVRYIREMRFNFMELPLPPLGYRAFTATVPAALARRGVQRRLDLRLSDLGRNHRDSSLSRHRPGRGHRAGPRAGDRMPDVALTTGSAGGGGAAVRLHTLLGYERWTLVLHAARADACVLDALREACDGFPAPVRVLPVTPWDAAEARRLGHPDDLRLVRPDGYVGLVAPLARTALIRSYLAALTVEGRIPVRQPQEHHPHRPH, encoded by the coding sequence GTGACCCGATTGGACACGGGCAAGGACGGAAACGTCGGCGGGGAGACGGCCGATGAAGGCGTCGGCGACGTGGACGTGTGCGTGGTCGGGGCGGGCCCGGTCGGCCTCACCCTGGCCATCGGTCTGCGCCGGCTCGGGCTCCGCGTCCGGATCGTCGACAAGGCGCCCGCCACCAAGCGTGAGGCGCGGGCCCTGGTGCTGTGGGCGCGGGCCCGGGAGGCGCTCGACGCCCTGGGGGTCGGCGAGACGCTCGGGCGCCACGGGGTGGAGCTGGACGCGGTGACCGTCCACGCCCGTGACCGGGCCCTCGGCGAACTCGTCACCGGCTGGACGCGGTCGGCCCGCGCCCGGCCCCTCAACATCGAGCAGCACGACATCGAGCGCCTCCTCTCCGAGGATCTTGCCCGGCTCGGCACCCGGGTCGAGTGGAACACGGAGCTGACGGACGTCAAGGTGCACGACGACCGGGCCGAGTTCACCCTGCGGCACGGGGACGGCACGGTGGAGTCCGCGGCCGCCCCGTGGATCGTCGGCTGCGAGGGAACCGCCAGCGTGGTCAGGGACCGGCTGGGCATCCCCTTCGAGGGGCGCCGCCGCACGGGCCTCCAGGTCGTCCAGGGCAACGCCCACCCGACCTGGCAGCTCGGCGAGGAGCCCGGCAGGGGCCACATCTTCCTGGCTCCGCACCGCTCTCTGCTCGTCTTCCCGCTGCCCGGCGGGGGCTTCCGCTTCTTCTGCTTCCGCGACGACCCCGACCCCACGCTGACCGCCGCCCCCACGATCGGCGAACTCCGGGACCTGGTCGCGGAGACCGCCTTGATGCCCGGTCTGCGCCTGGAGCCCACCGAGCACCTCTGGCTCAACCGGGCCCGCTTCAGCGACCGGGTCGCCGCCCGGCTCCGCTCGGGGCGCGGGCTGCTCGCCGGGGACGCGGCGCACGCCTGGGCGCCGGTCGGCGGCCACGGCATGAACGTCGGCATCCTCGGCGCCCACAACCTCGCCTGGAAGCTGGCCGCCGTGCACCGCGGGCAGGCGGGCGAGGAGCTCCTCGACACGTACAGCGACGAGCAACGGCTCCTCGCGGTCCGGTACATCCGCGAGATGCGGTTCAACTTCATGGAGCTGCCGCTCCCGCCGCTCGGCTACCGGGCGTTCACCGCCACCGTGCCCGCGGCCCTCGCCCGGCGCGGTGTTCAGCGCCGGCTGGACCTGCGGCTGAGCGACCTGGGCCGGAACCACAGGGACAGCTCGCTGTCCCGGCACCGTCCCGGCCGCGGTCACCGCGCCGGTCCGCGCGCGGGCGACCGGATGCCGGACGTCGCCCTCACCACCGGCTCTGCCGGGGGCGGCGGCGCGGCCGTCCGGCTGCACACGCTGCTCGGGTACGAACGGTGGACGCTGGTCCTGCACGCCGCCCGCGCCGACGCCTGCGTGCTCGACGCCCTGCGGGAGGCCTGCGACGGGTTCCCGGCCCCGGTCCGCGTCCTCCCGGTGACGCCCTGGGACGCCGCCGAGGCGCGGCGGCTCGGTCACCCCGACGACCTGCGGCTCGTCCGGCCCGACGGATACGTCGGTCTGGTCGCCCCGCTGGCCCGTACCGCCCTGATCCGCTCCTACCTCGCGGCGCTCACCGTCGAGGGCCGGATACCCGTCCGGCAGCCCCAGGAGCACCACCCGCACCGTCCGCACTGA